Part of the Candidatus Methanogranum gryphiswaldense genome, GAACTCATGGCAGTAGACGTAGCGTCAAAGAACGTTGTGACGGTCCAGAGCACGGACAAAGTTCATGTGGCTACAGAACTCATGAGGACTACTGGTTTTTCACAACTCCCTGTACTTTTGGGAGAAACACCGGTGGGAAGCGTTTCAGAAAGAGGAATCTTCGATCTACTAAGATCCGGAAGAACAATGGAAGATCTTAAAGATGCAGAAATTTCCAGCATAATGGACGAATCCTTTCCAGTTGTCACAGAGAATACGTCTGTGTCTGCTGTAACAACGATGATGAGCGATTGTAACGCGGTTCTAGTGGCAAAAAAAGGAAAGATCGTGGGACTCATAACCAACGCAGATATGCTCAAACTAATTTGAGCCCACTCTTGTTCAAACGATACAGTTGAAGATCGTCTGCGATATATGAATCCTGGAATATCTCCCGGGCCTCATTCTCCACCACCTTGCGATCCTCGTAACGATTGCTGATGTGTACCAGGATCAGGTTCTTGCATTCTGCTTTTTTTGCGATCAACGCTGCCTGCTTGGAGGTTGAATGAAAATGCTTTGCTGCCAATGCACTCTCGCTCTCACAATATGTGGAC contains:
- a CDS encoding CBS domain-containing protein; its protein translation is MRKGLEVTQVELARASGISQSTIAKIERGKIAASYETVVQLFETLERINEENKKELMAVDVASKNVVTVQSTDKVHVATELMRTTGFSQLPVLLGETPVGSVSERGIFDLLRSGRTMEDLKDAEISSIMDESFPVVTENTSVSAVTTMMSDCNAVLVAKKGKIVGLITNADMLKLI